Proteins encoded within one genomic window of Lysinibacillus louembei:
- a CDS encoding CaiB/BaiF CoA transferase family protein, which translates to MPLQNIKVVSLEHAVAAPFASRQLADLGAEIIKIEKPNTGDFARHYDKAANGMSSNFVWLNRGKKSVELDLKDKKNIQLLHAILKDSDVLLNNLGPGALDRLGLNVQSLHEKYPHLIICSISGYGKDGPYSHKKAYDLLVQSEAGVLNITGTPDAPAKTGIAIVDIASGMYAFTSILAAIINRGNTGQGTIIEISMLEAIAEWMSFPIYYTYSGEEPKRSGVDHATIYPYGPFTVQNKEKLFIAIQNNDEWKIFCEEILKDKSLINHSKFATNSDRVMNKEELKGIIEEITRDYQKADLEKLLEDYRIANANFNSVKGLINHPQLAFYNRWAPVPSEVGAIQMLKSPMNFNNIVTAWGDIPSLGQHTAEIKERYRTEVYDNH; encoded by the coding sequence ATGCCTTTACAAAACATAAAAGTTGTATCACTGGAGCATGCTGTAGCAGCCCCATTTGCAAGCAGACAATTAGCAGATCTTGGGGCAGAAATTATTAAAATTGAAAAGCCGAATACAGGTGATTTTGCTAGACATTATGACAAGGCTGCAAACGGTATGTCCAGCAATTTTGTTTGGCTCAACCGTGGAAAGAAATCAGTTGAATTAGATTTAAAGGATAAAAAGAATATCCAATTGTTACATGCCATTTTAAAGGATTCCGATGTGTTACTAAATAATTTAGGTCCTGGTGCTTTAGATCGCTTAGGATTAAATGTGCAAAGTTTGCATGAAAAATATCCTCATTTAATCATTTGTAGCATTTCAGGCTATGGCAAGGATGGTCCATACAGTCATAAAAAAGCGTATGATCTTCTCGTACAATCAGAGGCAGGTGTGTTAAATATAACAGGCACACCTGATGCACCAGCGAAAACAGGCATTGCCATTGTTGATATTGCTAGTGGTATGTACGCTTTTACTTCCATTTTAGCAGCAATTATTAATCGTGGTAACACAGGGCAGGGCACGATTATAGAAATTTCAATGCTAGAAGCAATTGCAGAATGGATGAGCTTCCCAATCTATTATACGTATAGTGGGGAAGAGCCGAAGCGAAGCGGCGTTGACCATGCCACAATTTATCCATACGGTCCTTTCACAGTACAGAATAAAGAAAAGCTGTTTATTGCAATTCAAAACAATGATGAGTGGAAAATCTTTTGTGAAGAAATTTTAAAGGATAAGAGCTTAATTAATCATTCAAAGTTCGCAACAAATTCAGATCGTGTAATGAATAAAGAGGAATTAAAGGGAATTATTGAAGAAATTACACGCGATTATCAAAAGGCAGACTTAGAAAAATTACTTGAGGACTACCGCATAGCGAATGCTAACTTTAATAGCGTAAAAGGTTTAATTAATCATCCGCAGCTTGCATTTTATAATAGATGGGCACCTGTTCCTTCAGAGGTAGGGGCAATTCAAATGTTAAAATCGCCAATGAACTTTAATAATATTGTCACAGCATGGGGTGATATTCCGAGCTTGGGGCAGCACACAGCAGAAATTAAAGAGCGTTATCGAACGGAGGTGTATGATAATCACTAG
- a CDS encoding zinc-binding dehydrogenase has translation MIPKYSKAAVLRKFGEDLQIEDVPIPEKIEENAILVKNKISSICGTDVHLWQGELNLKVDLPVILGHEMVGEIIKLGAGVEVDSLGNELKVGDRVIWAHGDCGTCYYCTVEKKPTLCTHRRQYMYETMEKYPYLMGGFSEYGYILPNSGRVKVPATVSSKLASLCSCAFRSVMNSFNQLGKISSEDNIVIQGTGPLGLLAICVAKKAGAKNVIAIGGPKERLELAKDMGADYIIDIAEVRTTEERQAKINEVTNHLGADIVMEYSGFPGAVEEGLQYIRKNGKYVIVGQLGSGKVEIMPSLITAKNLTLIGSYSGDISHYYQALCFVEKYQHEVPFEKLITNEYPLKDINEALKNMKAFKEIKPLVILD, from the coding sequence ATGATTCCTAAATATTCAAAGGCGGCGGTATTAAGAAAATTTGGAGAAGACCTTCAAATTGAGGATGTACCAATTCCAGAAAAAATTGAAGAAAACGCAATACTAGTAAAAAATAAAATTTCATCAATCTGTGGTACAGATGTTCATTTATGGCAAGGTGAATTGAATTTAAAGGTAGATCTACCTGTCATTCTTGGTCATGAAATGGTTGGCGAAATTATTAAATTAGGTGCTGGAGTTGAGGTAGACTCTCTCGGCAATGAACTGAAGGTTGGAGATCGAGTAATTTGGGCGCATGGAGATTGTGGTACCTGTTATTATTGTACGGTTGAAAAAAAGCCAACGCTTTGTACACATCGCCGCCAATATATGTATGAAACAATGGAAAAATACCCGTATTTAATGGGTGGCTTTAGTGAGTATGGTTATATTTTACCGAATTCTGGGCGTGTGAAGGTTCCGGCAACTGTGAGCTCAAAGTTAGCTAGCTTGTGTAGCTGTGCATTTCGCTCTGTTATGAACAGCTTCAACCAATTAGGGAAAATAAGCTCAGAGGACAATATCGTGATTCAAGGGACAGGCCCTTTAGGCTTGCTAGCAATTTGTGTTGCTAAAAAAGCAGGGGCTAAAAATGTCATTGCTATCGGAGGGCCTAAAGAGCGCTTAGAGCTAGCGAAAGATATGGGTGCTGACTATATTATTGACATTGCTGAAGTGCGAACAACTGAAGAGCGTCAAGCTAAAATTAATGAAGTAACAAATCATCTAGGTGCAGATATTGTAATGGAATACTCTGGATTCCCAGGAGCGGTTGAGGAAGGGCTACAGTATATTCGTAAAAATGGAAAGTACGTAATTGTTGGACAGCTAGGGTCTGGTAAAGTAGAAATTATGCCTTCATTGATTACAGCAAAAAATTTAACATTAATCGGCTCATATTCTGGTGATATAAGTCATTATTATCAGGCGCTTTGCTTTGTTGAAAAGTATCAGCATGAAGTCCCATTTGAAAAGCTGATTACAAACGAATATCCATTGAAGGATATTAATGAAGCGTTAAAAAATATGAAAGCATTTAAAGAGATTAAGCCACTCGTTATTTTAGATTAA
- a CDS encoding aldehyde dehydrogenase — protein MKKYAGIFVNNEFVVTANYKKIISPMNGEEWAEIPYASEQETERAIKAARTAFPQWKNTELVEVSRLLRKLGDLVLENKEELSKIECMGNGKLYSELVNNEIPMVAEWLYYYAGIAGQLRGEYVEVSKNVFSYIKKEPIGVIGAIVPWNSPLLMLAWKIGPALAARNTVVLKPAIDTSASALLFAHLIVEAGFPPGVVNIVTGDIEVAKTLSSHQEIDKVAFTGSTNTAIHISKQASDTLKKVTFELGGKAPHIIFADADIEKATNAAVRGIFINAGQTCAAGSRVFIEASIYEECLKKIIEKTKQLTVANPFDENAKMGPIANKLQLEKLHDFVEKTKQDGGKIEFGGQRLTIDGNEDGYYFSPTIVTNVQNDSYLCQEEVFGPILAVLPFETEEQVVEMANETKYGLTAGLWSTNISRAHRVADQLQSGTVWINNYRKIHWSVPYGGYKMSGIGRENGTEAIHEYIEIKTIMVDIAE, from the coding sequence ATGAAAAAATACGCAGGTATATTTGTTAATAATGAGTTTGTAGTAACAGCAAATTATAAAAAAATTATTAGTCCAATGAACGGTGAGGAATGGGCAGAAATTCCGTATGCTTCAGAGCAAGAAACAGAGCGTGCGATTAAAGCTGCACGTACAGCCTTTCCTCAATGGAAAAATACCGAATTAGTAGAGGTAAGTCGACTACTAAGAAAGCTAGGAGATCTTGTTCTAGAAAATAAGGAAGAGCTATCTAAAATTGAATGCATGGGTAACGGCAAGCTATATAGCGAGCTAGTGAATAATGAAATACCGATGGTAGCTGAATGGCTGTACTATTACGCAGGAATTGCAGGGCAACTGCGTGGCGAGTATGTGGAAGTGAGTAAAAACGTCTTTAGTTATATCAAGAAAGAGCCAATTGGGGTAATCGGTGCGATTGTGCCATGGAATTCTCCTTTGCTCATGTTAGCTTGGAAAATTGGACCAGCATTAGCTGCACGCAATACGGTTGTTTTAAAGCCAGCAATTGACACATCAGCCTCTGCATTATTATTTGCTCATTTAATTGTAGAAGCGGGATTCCCACCTGGTGTTGTCAATATCGTAACGGGAGATATTGAGGTAGCAAAAACACTTTCCTCACATCAAGAGATTGATAAAGTTGCCTTTACTGGCTCGACAAATACTGCAATCCATATTTCGAAGCAGGCGAGCGATACATTGAAAAAGGTCACTTTTGAATTAGGTGGAAAAGCACCGCATATTATTTTTGCGGATGCTGATATTGAAAAGGCAACTAACGCAGCTGTGAGAGGGATTTTTATTAATGCAGGTCAAACATGTGCAGCGGGCTCCAGAGTGTTTATTGAAGCTTCAATTTATGAGGAATGCCTTAAGAAAATTATCGAAAAAACCAAGCAGCTAACAGTAGCAAATCCGTTTGATGAAAATGCTAAAATGGGCCCAATTGCGAATAAGCTGCAGCTGGAAAAATTACATGATTTTGTTGAGAAAACAAAGCAGGATGGCGGAAAAATTGAATTTGGTGGACAACGATTAACGATTGATGGGAATGAGGATGGCTATTACTTCTCACCAACGATTGTCACAAATGTGCAAAATGATTCGTATTTATGTCAAGAAGAAGTGTTTGGGCCCATCTTAGCCGTTTTACCATTTGAAACAGAAGAACAAGTGGTAGAGATGGCAAACGAAACAAAGTATGGCTTAACGGCTGGTCTATGGTCTACAAACATTTCGAGGGCCCATCGTGTGGCAGACCAGCTACAAAGCGGCACAGTATGGATTAATAATTATAGAAAGATTCATTGGAGTGTACCTTATGGTGGCTATAAGATGAGTGGAATTGGACGCGAAAATGGCACAGAAGCAATTCATGAGTATATTGAAATAAAAACAATAATGGTAGATATAGCAGAGTAG